The sequence ATAGTAGAAAACTGGTGAGTGCTCAAAGAAGTGCAGTTGAGGGTGCATATTCAGTATCCACTTTGCTGTGCCTTAAAATGGATTTCTTCAGAGCACGCTTGTTTCCCTTTTAATTTGATAGTGATCACTTACTGATAGGAAACTTGCAACTGCTAACTGGAAAAGTAGTATTTATTTTGCCATGTCTGTTTATAGGACTGGGGAGAGTTCATACAGAGCTTGCTTCTCTTTTCACTCCTCTTACAGTGAGGTACGTACAATGGTGTTTGCTTCAGGAATGAATGTTAGAAGTAATTTTTGTTCACTTTAGAGTAGGGGTTGTTGCATTCTGACTTGTCAAGTTTTGGTACAAGTTGCCTGTGATGAGAAGGACAGTATGTTGAAAAGATAAGGAGcaaagcactgtaaaaacaacCATGCTCCAACATAGTTGTGGCAAACCCATGTTGTAATCCTGCCCAATACCACGGCTAACATCATTTCTGTAGCAGTTATATATGATTAAGATCATTAAaaggccataatgggtcagaccaaaggttcatctcgCTCAGTATcttgccttctgacagtggccaatgccaggtgcaccagagggaatgaacagaacaggttgtCATCAAGTCATCCATGCCCAGTCATCCATtcgcagcttctggcaaacagaggctagggacaccatccctgcccatcctggctcatagccattgatggacctatcctccaggaacttatctagttctttttttaaccctgttatagtcttggccttcacaacatcctctggcaaggagttccacaggttgactgtgtgttgtgtgaaaaaatacttccttttgtttgtttttaaacctgctgcctattaatttcatttggtgacccctagttcttgtgttatgaggagtaaataacacttccttatttactttctccgtacctgtcatgattttatagacttctatcatatcccctctcagtcgtctcttttccaagctgaaaagtcccagtcttattaattgctcctcatacggaagctgttccgtacccctgatcacttttgttgcccttttctgaaccctttccaattccaatcttTTTTGATTGGGCTACTACTATAATTAAGCAtggctggttttttttaaatgttacagaATAAAAGACAAAACTGTTGCATTTCTAATGGGAAACATCTAGGTATTGCATTTGGCTTGTTTATTGTTTTCTGTTGCTCTGGGGAGAGAACAGAGCATACAACTTTTCCGTATCCTGGCTGTCACTGTTGATCTAAATTGTGCCATAGAGAATTCCTACCCCTGTGTTATCATAGCACTTTGTACAGGATTATGAGGCTTAATTTAAAAGGACAATACAAATGTTTCttccaccatttaaaaaaaaaatcaagttaatgtTGACAAATAACCATCTAATCATGAACCAATACATATGCAATGGAGGACAACTCACTTCCCTAGGGAAGtagatttcagttttaaaatacgAGTGAGATGATTTTAATACTGCAAGGGAAAGGGCGTggaaacttttaattaaaaaaaaacccaaccctaatcaaaatattctctctcttatTTAAATTATAGTTTATTTGTCCACTTTGACATGGTTCCAAAATGTGAGCTGTGCTGATTGGTCAGCTTTGAGGCTCCTTTGGTGTATGTGCTGCGATATGCACTGCCATGGGGCAGTCTTACGAATATATGTATTTCAATGAAAGTAATAAGCTACTTTCCCCCTTATTTAGATTAAGGATTTCTTGGGTTATATCCGCCCTGTGAATGTGTATCCCAACGTAATTCCAGTGGGTTCAACGGCAGATGAAGTTGTAAAAATGTAAGTGTGGTTTGGCTGGTTGGTGTAGGGTGGTGCTTTGGTTTGACTGCTGTAAAGCAGATGACGGCAACCTGCACTGTGCCTCAAGCAGGAAATCTTCCAAATCTTCCATAGCCAGCAtgattttccttttcctcccatCTGTTCATACTCTCCTTTAGTCTCCTGTACTCAACACCCTCATCCTGTTTGGTTTTCAAGGAGCTGTCATGTctacattctgctctgttacTATTCTTAAATGTGGTGTGTGTAATTCTCACCCATTTCTTACATATTTGAATTAGGTATATTCATTTTTAGGCATCTCCATTGATGCTCTTATGCTAGCTGTATTAGGGACATCCCTGTCCGCTGAACGTAACTCATACCGTCTCTCACCCGTTTTAGTAATGCTACTTTAGAGAAACTCAGTAGGacacttccttttaaaaactaaaataaaatctcCACAGGGACTTGAACTCCTACCTTCTCTGTACAAAGTTCCAGTGTTCCCACTATCACCAGTGTCTCTAATCCTGCCCCTCCAGCTGAGCAAATGCAGGGATCAGAAGAGCTTTGCAATACTAGCCCAGAAAGCTagtgctggaggggaaagggcCAGAGTGAGGATCTTGATCTCTGTTACAGAGGCCCTTTTACAAAGAAGTGCTTTTACTCAGCAGTATTGAGTTTCTCCAAAGTCTGGCTTAAATTCCCATCTTCCTTTCCTCCTGCCCTGCCTTTGTGGCTGGTGCACACTTTTTATGCATTTAACTTGATAGCATCAGGAGTGCTGCCCTGTGATCCTGTTGAACTGCATGTAACCTATCAAGGAAGCTATACATTTTAACCTCTGCTCCTGAAGTCATCAGTAACGTTAGCACCTTTATTTTAGTAGCTAGCATGAAAGCAGTGGTGTTGAAAGAGTTAACCAATTTACTTTTGCTCCTGAACTTCTTGCATAATATTTTTCCATGTCTGAAGAGTTCTAAAGATCTGTTTTCCTTGTTCTTATCAGCTTAAAGCCACTATGCAAGTCATACAGTATAAAGAGCGAGCCCAAATATAAACCACTTGGAACTCTGAAGAGATCCAGAACAATGGACTTAACAGACACAGGTACGGAAAGAGGATCCTGCAGGGATGGATGATTATAGCAAAGGAGACAGGTTTGGGTCAGTGACGCATGCATGGACCTGTTACTATAGTCCCAATGTCAGTTGAAAGTGATATTTCTGGCCACCTCCATCTGATCAAGCACAGGGTAGCAAACAAGCACTGACAAACAGATATGAAACACTGTTTTGTTGACTCTTTAGCATGTAGCTACTCCTGATAGGTGCTTCATAAATGCCCATGGAGAGGGGAAAACATAGATTCAAATGAAGTTGGGCTTCAGGTAATGTCAGGTCAACAGAGGTCTGAATCTTTATGAAACAGGAAACCAGTGATTGAGGTTAAACCTGACAATGCACTCAACTACTGCTGCAAGTTCTAAAGTGTCTGGCCAGGTGAGGTAACTTTTATCTTgatgtattaaaaataattccaACATTATTTGTGCTCCCAGTTACAAAACCACTCTCTCAGTTTAGCATGAATGCAGCTCTCTCACCCATAATTGTTATCCTGGTACTTGTGAAATGGGAGTTAgtcaggaacagcagcagcttttAAAGACAAATACTGTATCTGATCCACACCATAGTGTTTCCAAGGCTGTATTCAAGGGCTGCCCCTGCTTTCATAGCTTGTACTCGGTACTGCAGCTTGTTAAAAGATAGTTCACAGTTGAAATACATGAGCAGTTTTCTAAATTAAAAGCTTTTAATTTATCAGACTCCCCAATTGTATGACTTTTCCAAATAGATCTCAATGCTATCTATGACTAAAGGACTCTGCACACAAATCTGTGTCGCTCGTTACAAGACACGCCGTTGTTCTAGATATGTTAAGGGGCGGTTCGGGGAAGcaacttttctttccctcctctgctCACTCAAGCAAAATAAACTTGTAGCTAGTGAGTGGCACACCTGTTCTCTTGAAACTACTTTCTGAGACGGAGATTGCTTGTTCTGTGCCCACAACAGGGCACAAATACTTATGTGCAAATACTTATGACAAATAACTGCAAATACTTATGACAAATAACAATACCTGGGGCAATCCCACTGAAATGAGGGTAGAGTCTTATCCGTTAAAATGCTACAACTCAGCACAAGGAACCAGTTGTGCCCATTGGCCAACGAGTCTGTGATGATGGTTGTGATAAGTGTTCATTTACTACATGTTAATACAGATCTGCACAGTCATCCCCAGGCATGATCAATTGATTTGGTGTCTGTCTAGAGATAGAACTCTGTTTTAAGTAATGGAATTTGTGTATAAATATTTGACCGAGTTTGTGTCATCCCTATAAATCCCTTTGCTAAATTCTCTAAGACTGCTCATTACAATCCTTTTTGCTCGTCTTGACAGATGAGGGCAGTGATGATCTCTTCGATACAGAATTGACTCCTGTAAGGCATAAGATTCCAAAACATCAAGTAGAGACAACGTTGCCTGAGACAAAAGCTTCATCTGAAAATTCTGAAGGAAACCATAGTGAGAACATGGGAAGTTACAAAGCAACCACTATGCCTATGTGTTCGCAGGTACACTTCATAGACTGTGAGGAATCAAAtggtgaagatgatgatgatgaagaatcTGAAAAAAATACAGTTTGGGCTCAAGTTGTAGCCCACAATCCAGACTCCACTTTGATACTGGGAAATCCAAATGAAGAAGCCCATTCAGACTTGACCTGTACATTGACTAGTGGTCAGCAGGAGTCTAATGCAGATATGCCACAGTGGGATGTTTTCTTTAAGCGAGATATTAAAACGACAGATGATAGCTCTGAAAATGAGGACCATCCCCCATCTTCCATAGATGCTGGTAGGTCCCAGTCACCAAACTTGTTCAGTGATTCAGATAGTTTAAGTGATTCTACCCATATCTCCTCACAAAATTCTTCTCAGTCAACCCACATATCGGAGCAGGGGAGCCAGGGCGTGGACAGCCAAGCAGACACAGTGCTTATCACCTCCCAACAGGCACATGGTGCGGATTTCAGCTTTTTGAACAAAGGTGGGAGCAGGGTAACAGTTTCTGTGTCACATTTCATGGCCATGGATAATCAAACTGAATCCCATAGGTGGAAGCCTTTGGACCAAAATACACCTTGCCCAGATAATATTGACTCTGATTTGAAAGGGAAAAACCAAGAGATGAATGCAGAAGCTGGTGCTGCTGAAACACAAAACACACTAATTGAAGTAAATAATGAGAAATTGAAGACTCCTAACTCAGAATTGGAAAGAGACTCTGAGAGCTCCTCTGACTTTGAAATCCCTTCAACCCCCGAAGCTGAGTTACCTAGACCAGATAAGCTGCATTGTCTGTACAAGAAACTAGCAGCAGGTGAAATGATATACTGACTGAAGGGAATCTCTTCTGAATTTAggaacttttctttaaaatatagacaCAGACACACGTACGAGTCAACCGAAGCTGTATTCAGAGGTATATAAAAATTGTACTTATCCCCACTGCTCTGTTTGGGGCAGACTTACTACATTTCCTTAGAAATCTCTCATTACTGATTGTTGAGACACTAGGATGGTGCTGTACATTTTTCCTCCTCAGTGAACTCCTGAAAAGGAAGATATTCCTGTAAGAGAAATGAAAACGCTGTACTTGGTAGGAGGAAAACACTAAGCTGACAAACTGAAAAAGTTctttaacaacaagaagaaagtggaCAGTGCATCTTAGGTTGGTGAGACATGTAGCTGTGCAGTagagaagggaaggagaaatAAACCAAAGAAAGTGAAAGGAGCACTAAGTGAAGTTTATTTGAGTGATATCAAGCTGTCTTTAAGAGTCGGCAGATAGCTAACCAGATCTTTGAATTTGTAAATATGTCTATATCGAAGGCAATCTTTATAAAGctatttttaataaactttttataAAACTCTTAACTCTGCATATATTTAACATAGAAGAGTGATTCTTTCAGAGAGCAAAGTACACTTGCTACTTCCCAGTCAACAGACTAGGAAAGACTGTAGTCTTAGAAATATACTGGATTTTGCTTACTTTTCAACAGACCTTGCAAATGGTTTGGGCCTACCCAGGAACTGTTGTTAAGGTCAAAAGGTAGATTTTTGgctgtaaagagaaaaggagtacttgtggcaccttagagactaaccaatttatttgagcataagctttcgtgagctacagctcacttcatcggatgcatactgtggaaagtgtagaagatctttttatatacacacaaagcatgaaaaaatacctcctcccaccccactctcctgctggtaatagcttatctaaagtgatcactctccttacaatatgtatgataatcaaggtgggccatttccagcacaaatccagggtttaacacgaatgtctggggcggggggaggaaaaaacaaggggaaatagttttttgttttaatgttgcgacaaatcagatgtcaagaattataacatttataaaccagtcggagaacacttcagtctctctggtcactcgatctcagacctaaaggttgcaatattaaaacaaaaaatcttcaaatccagactccatcgagaaactgttgaattggaattcatttgcaaattgggtacaattaatttaggcttgaatagagactgggagtggctaagtcattatgcaaggtaacctatttccccttgttttttcctccccccaccccctcagacgttcgtgttaaaccctggatttgtgttggaaatggcccaacttgattatcatacacattgtaaggagagtgatcactttagataagctattaccagcaggagagtgggatgggaggaggtattgtttcatgctttgtgtgtatataaaaagatcttctacactttccacagtatgcatccgatgaagtgagctgtagctcacaaaagcttatgctcaaataaattggttagtctctaaggtgccacaagtactccttttctttttgcgaatacagactaacacggctgttactctgaaacctggctgtAAAGAATAATTTAAGTGAGATGTTGCAAATCAATCGTAAACATCACCTCCTACCCACTCTCTCTTGTCATTAGTCCTCCACAGCTCAGCTTTCAAGAAAAGAAAAGTTCCAAACTATTTGTCTAGTGATTAAAACATTACTTGCTGAAAaatgtttcctaatatttaaACTTCTGTTTTCACACAAGCTGTTTTTCTTATTCTTCCATTTGGTTCCTGGTACATGTCTGCTTGCGTGTGTGGTTTGGAAAAGGTAAACTTGAAGCTGTCCCTAAGTGAATTTCAATGTATAATCATCGTAGTGCTGGGATCAAGTCTTGACGTAACCAATTCCTGTGAATTGTCACCCCCCCTAGAGTTAGACTAGAAGGGACAATTAATAGATCATCTATTTTAACCTCCTGTATGTCACAAGTCAGTAAACTTCACAGAGTTACCTCTGTATGGAGCCTAATAATTTGTGtatggctaaagcatatcttccagaaaggcatccagtcctgAGCTGAAGATTCCAAGAGACAGAGAATCCTCTCTTTGGTAGTCTTCCAGTGGTTAATGACCTTTACACTGTTTAAAAAGTTGTCTAATTTAAATCTGACTTtggcttccagccattggttcttgttatgcctttttctggtAGATTTAAGAGCTCTTTAGTACCCGGTATTTTCCCCTGTGCAGTACCTTAAAATTTAATAGTCGTCTCATtgtttttgataagctaaactgATTGGACTCTAATTCTCTCCCTGTAACACATTTTCTCCAGCCTTCAAATAATGTGTGGCTCTTTTCCGCCCCATCTCCAGTTTTTAGGTTTGTTTGAcaaaatctgttttccataaaaggGTGGCAACTGTATTCCTGTCCTTTTAATTCTTTAGCAAATGAATCCTGAATCAGCTTTTCTAGTTTGCCCTGGATTCATGTCAAGTTAACAGGCCTGAATATACTGGTGTTACGCTACTTGTCTTTCAATACTCACACACTAGCAGTCTTCTGAAGTG is a genomic window of Lepidochelys kempii isolate rLepKem1 chromosome 1, rLepKem1.hap2, whole genome shotgun sequence containing:
- the DCLRE1C gene encoding protein artemis isoform X4 gives rise to the protein MKGLRAPSLKRRLECSLKVHLYCSPVTKELLLTSPKYKFWENRIVTLEVETPTQISLLDEASGEKEEIVVTLLPAGHCPGSVMFLFQGQNGTVLYTGDFRLAKGEAARMELLHSGTRVKDIQSVYLDTTFCDPRFYQIPSREECLNGILELVRSWITLSRHHVVWLNCKAAYGYEYLFTNLSEELGVKVHVNKLDMFNNMPEILYHVTTDRHTQIHACRHPRDDDYLRGNRLPCGMTSRNGTPLCIISVKPSTMWFGERTRKTNIVVRTGESSYRACFSFHSSYSEIKDFLGYIRPVNVYPNVIPVGSTADEVVKILKPLCKSYSIKSEPKYKPLGTLKRSRTMDLTDTDEGSDDLFDTELTPVRHKIPKHQVETTLPETKASSENSEGNHSENMGSYKATTMPMCSQVHFIDCEESNGEDDDDEESEKNTVWAQVVAHNPDSTLILGNPNEEAHSDLTCTLTSGQQESNADMPQWDVFFKRDIKTTDDSSENEDHPPSSIDAGRSQSPNLFSDSDSLSDSTHISSQNSSQSTHISEQGSQGVDSQADTVLITSQQAHGADFSFLNKGGSRVTVSVSHFMAMDNQTESHRWKPLDQNTPCPDNIDSDLKGKNQEMNAEAGAAETQNTLIEVNNEKLKTPNSELERDSESSSDFEIPSTPEAELPRPDKLHCLYKKLAAGEMIY
- the DCLRE1C gene encoding protein artemis isoform X3, which translates into the protein MSSFGGRMREYPWLSIDRFDRENLRARAYFLSHCHKDHMKGLRAPSLKRRLECRLPLKLKLQLRFLYLMKRLKEEIVVTLLPAGHCPGSVMFLFQGQNGTVLYTGDFRLAKGEAARMELLHSGTRVKDIQSVYLDTTFCDPRFYQIPSREECLNGILELVRSWITLSRHHVVWLNCKAAYGYEYLFTNLSEELGVKVHVNKLDMFNNMPEILYHVTTDRHTQIHACRHPRDDDYLRGNRLPCGMTSRNGTPLCIISVKPSTMWFGERTRKTNIVVRTGESSYRACFSFHSSYSEIKDFLGYIRPVNVYPNVIPVGSTADEVVKILKPLCKSYSIKSEPKYKPLGTLKRSRTMDLTDTDEGSDDLFDTELTPVRHKIPKHQVETTLPETKASSENSEGNHSENMGSYKATTMPMCSQVHFIDCEESNGEDDDDEESEKNTVWAQVVAHNPDSTLILGNPNEEAHSDLTCTLTSGQQESNADMPQWDVFFKRDIKTTDDSSENEDHPPSSIDAGRSQSPNLFSDSDSLSDSTHISSQNSSQSTHISEQGSQGVDSQADTVLITSQQAHGADFSFLNKGGSRVTVSVSHFMAMDNQTESHRWKPLDQNTPCPDNIDSDLKGKNQEMNAEAGAAETQNTLIEVNNEKLKTPNSELERDSESSSDFEIPSTPEAELPRPDKLHCLYKKLAAGEMIY
- the DCLRE1C gene encoding protein artemis isoform X5 — encoded protein: MKRLKEEIVVTLLPAGHCPGSVMFLFQGQNGTVLYTGDFRLAKGEAARMELLHSGTRVKDIQSVYLDTTFCDPRFYQIPSREECLNGILELVRSWITLSRHHVVWLNCKAAYGYEYLFTNLSEELGVKVHVNKLDMFNNMPEILYHVTTDRHTQIHACRHPRDDDYLRGNRLPCGMTSRNGTPLCIISVKPSTMWFGERTRKTNIVVRTGESSYRACFSFHSSYSEIKDFLGYIRPVNVYPNVIPVGSTADEVVKILKPLCKSYSIKSEPKYKPLGTLKRSRTMDLTDTDEGSDDLFDTELTPVRHKIPKHQVETTLPETKASSENSEGNHSENMGSYKATTMPMCSQVHFIDCEESNGEDDDDEESEKNTVWAQVVAHNPDSTLILGNPNEEAHSDLTCTLTSGQQESNADMPQWDVFFKRDIKTTDDSSENEDHPPSSIDAGRSQSPNLFSDSDSLSDSTHISSQNSSQSTHISEQGSQGVDSQADTVLITSQQAHGADFSFLNKGGSRVTVSVSHFMAMDNQTESHRWKPLDQNTPCPDNIDSDLKGKNQEMNAEAGAAETQNTLIEVNNEKLKTPNSELERDSESSSDFEIPSTPEAELPRPDKLHCLYKKLAAGEMIY
- the DCLRE1C gene encoding protein artemis isoform X1; protein product: MSSFGGRMREYPWLSIDRFDRENLRARAYFLSHCHKDHMKGLRAPSLKRRLECSLKVHLYCSPVTKELLLTSPKYKFWENRIVTLEVETPTQISLLDEASGEKEEIVVTLLPAGHCPGSVMFLFQGQNGTVLYTGDFRLAKGEAARMELLHSGTRVKDIQSVYLDTTFCDPRFYQIPSREECLNGILELVRSWITLSRHHVVWLNCKAAYGYEYLFTNLSEELGVKVHVNKLDMFNNMPEILYHVTTDRHTQIHACRHPRDDDYLRGNRLPCGMTSRNGTPLCIISVKPSTMWFGERTRKTNIVVRTGESSYRACFSFHSSYSEIKDFLGYIRPVNVYPNVIPVGSTADEVVKILKPLCKSYSIKSEPKYKPLGTLKRSRTMDLTDTDEGSDDLFDTELTPVRHKIPKHQVETTLPETKASSENSEGNHSENMGSYKATTMPMCSQVHFIDCEESNGEDDDDEESEKNTVWAQVVAHNPDSTLILGNPNEEAHSDLTCTLTSGQQESNADMPQWDVFFKRDIKTTDDSSENEDHPPSSIDAGRSQSPNLFSDSDSLSDSTHISSQNSSQSTHISEQGSQGVDSQADTVLITSQQAHGADFSFLNKGGSRVTVSVSHFMAMDNQTESHRWKPLDQNTPCPDNIDSDLKGKNQEMNAEAGAAETQNTLIEVNNEKLKTPNSELERDSESSSDFEIPSTPEAELPRPDKLHCLYKKLAAGEMIY
- the DCLRE1C gene encoding protein artemis isoform X2, with the translated sequence MQAVARGRLRAVTWGSHLARAQGPPAAPRHAWLTQSLLTGSTKRSHERAESAFLEKKTGVQVTLEVETPTQISLLDEASGEKEEIVVTLLPAGHCPGSVMFLFQGQNGTVLYTGDFRLAKGEAARMELLHSGTRVKDIQSVYLDTTFCDPRFYQIPSREECLNGILELVRSWITLSRHHVVWLNCKAAYGYEYLFTNLSEELGVKVHVNKLDMFNNMPEILYHVTTDRHTQIHACRHPRDDDYLRGNRLPCGMTSRNGTPLCIISVKPSTMWFGERTRKTNIVVRTGESSYRACFSFHSSYSEIKDFLGYIRPVNVYPNVIPVGSTADEVVKILKPLCKSYSIKSEPKYKPLGTLKRSRTMDLTDTDEGSDDLFDTELTPVRHKIPKHQVETTLPETKASSENSEGNHSENMGSYKATTMPMCSQVHFIDCEESNGEDDDDEESEKNTVWAQVVAHNPDSTLILGNPNEEAHSDLTCTLTSGQQESNADMPQWDVFFKRDIKTTDDSSENEDHPPSSIDAGRSQSPNLFSDSDSLSDSTHISSQNSSQSTHISEQGSQGVDSQADTVLITSQQAHGADFSFLNKGGSRVTVSVSHFMAMDNQTESHRWKPLDQNTPCPDNIDSDLKGKNQEMNAEAGAAETQNTLIEVNNEKLKTPNSELERDSESSSDFEIPSTPEAELPRPDKLHCLYKKLAAGEMIY